Part of the Sphingobacterium sp. LZ7M1 genome, TAGAACTGGCCATGAAAAAAGTCCCTAATATAAACCGAATTTACGACCTCAGTTTCCATGTCCTTTATTATATCAAAGGGATAAACCAATTTTTCCAAACCGGAAACCTGGATATTAAAGACTCCCTTAGCTTTCCCATGGTTGATTTAAAGAACAATGAAGAATGGCAATCTTTAAAAAATGATTTATTCTACCAATCTGAAACCCTCGCCAAATCCATTGAGGAAATCTATGATGCTAAACTACAGCAAGATTTCTTCGATGAAAAATACGGTTCCTATTTAAGAAATATCGATGGACAGATTGAACATGCCTATTATCACCTTGGCCAAATAGTCCTGCTCAAGAAAATGCTGACTTACTCCTCAGTCTCATAGGACCAAGACAATAACCTATCTTGGAATATCCTTGAAATCTTATTGAAATAGCGTTTGTGCTTATATCCCATCACCCATTGAATCCCTTCAACGGCATTGGTACAGAATATTTCATCGGCTACTTTGACAATATCAGGTTTTATTTCAGCCTCAACAACCTCAATACCTTGCTCCTGCGCCATATCCATAACTACTCGACGCATAACCCCTGCAATACATCCTTCAGATAACGCTGGCGTATAGAGCACCTTATCATAATAGATAAAAATATTTGAGGCCAAAGCCTCACAAAGGTTACCAGATTGGTTAAGGATCAAGACTTCATCAAAGGCATTCTTTTTCTTGAAAAGTCCTGCCATTACATAGATTAAGGCATTATTGGACTTAATCTTAGATAGCTCTGAATAAGCCTTTTTGTATTCGGTATATATATCAATGATTAAACCAGTCTTTTTATCCCTCAGGGTTTCTGGTTT contains:
- a CDS encoding DUF1572 domain-containing protein; this encodes MCKYLANRFREVMLSGTWIANSNWQKELSDIHLELAMKKVPNINRIYDLSFHVLYYIKGINQFFQTGNLDIKDSLSFPMVDLKNNEEWQSLKNDLFYQSETLAKSIEEIYDAKLQQDFFDEKYGSYLRNIDGQIEHAYYHLGQIVLLKKMLTYSSVS
- a CDS encoding aminotransferase class IV yields the protein MPTHFINYNGTVVPQDMAILDADSRAFRYGDGIFETMLWKDGDIRFLDLHLERLAESMSMLHFDDADQFDSFFIRSKVEELLRKNNMVGQQARVRLIVFRQGGGLYSPETNKAAYILQVDRKPETLRDKKTGLIIDIYTEYKKAYSELSKIKSNNALIYVMAGLFKKKNAFDEVLILNQSGNLCEALASNIFIYYDKVLYTPALSEGCIAGVMRRVVMDMAQEQGIEVVEAEIKPDIVKVADEIFCTNAVEGIQWVMGYKHKRYFNKISRIFQDRLLSWSYETEE